In a single window of the Gadus macrocephalus chromosome 6, ASM3116895v1 genome:
- the ccl27b gene encoding C-C motif chemokine 27b: MDLKAVVFFICLAALCLTSTEAGIPKCCLQTAKKISAHMLSKVEKWEVQQNNGVCFIQALVLYIRGRKKPVCADLRIKRLLKRRLRVGSNHAV, from the exons ATGGATCTAAAAGCTGTGGTTTTCTTCATCTGCCTGGCTGCTCTGTGTCTCACTTCCACTGAGG CGGGCATCCCAAAATGCTGTCTCCAGACAGCAAAGAAAATCTCAGCTCACATGCTGTCGAAGGTGGAGAAATGGGAAGTTCAGCAAAACAACGGTGTATGTTTCATCCAAGCCCTTGT GTTGTATATTAGAGGTCGCAAGAAGCCTGTATGTGCAGATCTGAGGATCAAGAGATTGCTCAAGAGAAGGCTGAGAGTTGGATCAAACCACGCTGTCTGA